Proteins encoded by one window of Sardina pilchardus chromosome 7, fSarPil1.1, whole genome shotgun sequence:
- the mc3r gene encoding melanocortin receptor 3, with translation MNGSHHLISSLAVWLNSSGDAEGSNSSNEEPNGTAAAATEVLCEQVQIRAEVFLALGIVSLLENVLVIWAVVKNRNLHSPMYLLLCSLAAADMLVSLSNALETVVIALLQSRLLLLGDRFLQLVDNICDSMICISLVASMCSLSAIAVDRYITIFYALRYHSIVTVRRALAAICGIWLVCVVSGVVFIVFSESTTVVVCLIALFFAMLLLMATLYVHMFLLARIHAQRIAALPPAPETGGHHHHHRDDDPPGNDPGNDPAPRPLPRRRTGMKGAVTISLLLGVFVCCWAPFFLHLLLLLTCPGRPPCRCYMAHFTTYLVLIMCNSAIDPLIYACRSHEMRNTFREILCCSEHTVLCLFSLVSSHGHDNC, from the exons atGAACGGATCTCATCACCTCATCTCGTCTCTGGCCGTCTGGCTGAACTCCAGTGGAGATGCGGAGGGTTCTAACAGTTCTAACGAGGAGCCCAACGGGACTGCGGCGGCGGCAACGGAGGTTCTGTGTGAGCAGGTGCAGATCCGTGCGGAGGTGTTCCTGGCCCTGGGGATCGTGAGCCTGCTGGAGAACGTTCTGGTGATCTGGGCGGTGGTGAAGAACCGGAACCTGCACTCGCCCATGTACCTGCTGCTGTGCAGCCTGGCGGCGGCGGACATGCTGGTCAGCCTGTCCAACGCGCTGGAGACCGTCGTCATAGCGCTGCTGCAGAGCCGCCTGCTGTTGCTAGGGGACCGCTTCCTGCAGCTCGTCGACAACATCTGCGACTCCATGATCTGCATCTCGCTGGTGGCGTCCATGTGCAGCCTCTCGGCCATCGCCGTGGACCGCTACATCACCATCTTCTACGCCCTCCGCTACCACAGCATCGTCACG GTGCGCCGTGCTCTGGCAGCCATCTGTGGCATCTGGCTGGTGTGCGTGGTGAGCGGCGTGGTGTTCATCGTGTTCTCGGAGAGCACGACGGTGGTGGTGTGTCTCATCGCGCTGTTCTTCgccatgctgctgctgatggccACGCTGTACGTCCACATGTTCCTGCTCGCCCGCATCCACGCCCAGCGCATCGCCGCCCTGCCGCCCGCCCCCGAGACCGgagggcaccaccaccaccaccgcgaCGACGACCCGCCCGGCAACGACCCCGGCAACGACCCCGCCCCCAGGCCATTGCCGCGGCGACGCACGGGCATGAAGGGCGCCGTCACCATCAGCCTGCTGCTGGGCGTGTTCGTGTGCTGCTGGGCGCCGTTCTTCctgcacctgctgctgctgctcacctgTCCCGGGCGCCCGCCGTGCCGCTGCTACATGGCACACTTCACCACCTACCTGGTGCTCATCATGTGCAACTCCGCCATCGACCCGCTCATCTACGCCTGCCGCAGCCACGAGATGCGCAACACCTTCAGGGAGATCCtgtgct gcTCTGAGCATACTGTTCTGTGCTTGTTTAGTTTGGTCTCTAGCCATGGTCATGATAATTGTTGA